The DNA region CCACGAGTAGTTGAAATTTTTACAAAATATCGTAAATCACATAATCAAGGTGTTTTTGATGCTTATACTGATGATATGCGAGCATGTCGTAAATCACATATTATCACTGGACTACCTGATGCATATGGGCGCGGTCGAATTATTGGTGATTATCGCCGTTTAGCTTTATATGGAGCTGATTTTTTAATTGCCCAAAAAGAGGATGATAAAAAAAATACCTCGATGGTAATGACTGATGAAGTGATTAGATTACGAGAAGAAATTTCAGAACAAATTAGTGCTTTAAAAGAAATTAAAAAAATGGCAGCATCTTATGGTTTTGATGTTTCAAAACCAGCGAAAGATGCAAAAGAAGCATTTCAATGGACATATTTAGCTTATTTAGCAGCTATTAAAGAAAACAATGGAGCTGCCATGAGTTACGGACGGACAAGTAGTTTTTTAGATGTTTATATTGAACGTGATTTTCAAAAAGGAATTTTAACCGAAGAAGAAGCACAAGAATTAGTTGATCATATGATTATGAAATTAAGAATTGTTAAATTTATGCGAACACCAGAATATAATCAATTATTTTCTGGTGATCCAATTTGAGCAACAGAATCAATTGGGGGAATGGGGCTAGATGGTCGTACATTAGTAACAAAAACAGCGTTTCGTTATATCCATACTTTAGCTAATATGGGACCTTCACCAGAACCAAATTTAACAATTTTATGATCACAAAATTTACCAGAAGGTTTTAAAGCCTTCTGTGCAAAATATTCAATTTTATATTCATCAATGCAATATGAAAATGATGACTTGATGCGTGTTACACACGGCGATGATTATGCAATTGCTTGTTGTGTTTCACCAATGAAAGTCGGAAAACAAATGCAATTCTTTGGTGCTCGTTGTAATTTAGTAAAAACATTATTATATGCTATTAATGGTGGAATTGATGAGGTACATAAAAATCAAGTATCACCACGTTATGAACCATGTCATGGCGATGAAAAAACACCATTAAATTATGAAGAAGTTTGAAGCAAATTTGTTCAAATGGCAAAATGATTAGCTGGTGTTTATGCGAATGCATTAAATATTATTCATTATATGCATGATAAATATTTTTATGAAAGAAGTCAGTTATGTTTTATGGACACAGATACTCATCGTTTCTTTGCCACCGGGATTGCTGGTTTATCAGTTGTAACTGATGCTTTATCAGCAATTAAATATGCTAAAGTTTATCCAATTCGTGATGAAAACGGAATTGTTGTTGATTATCGTACCGAAGGAGAATTTCCAACTTATGGAAACAACGATGATCGAGCTGATGATATTGCAATTTTAGTTGTAAAAACATTTATGAATGAAATTCGTCGTCAACATCATTATCGTAATTCTGAACCAACAATGTCAGTGTTAACAATTACATCAAATGTTGTGTATGGAAAAGCCACTGGAAATTCGCCAGACGGACGAAAAGCAGGGGTACCATTTTCTCCGGGAGCTAACCCAATGAGTGGTCGTGATAAAACGGGAGCTGTTAATTCATTAGCTTCTGTTTCAAAAATTCCATTTAAACATGCGGCAGATGGAATCTCAAATACATTTACAATCATTCCAAACGCATTAGGAAAAGACCAAGATTTGGTAATTCATGGTGACTTAGAAATTGATGATTTAAAGAAAAAATAACAAGAATTTAATAAAAATAAAAAATATGTTTTGTAAAAACATATTTTTTATTGTAATTTTAAAAAATAAGACTTTTAAAAAATTGTTAAGATTCTTAAATTAGCATATAATTAAATAAATAAGGGGTGAATTAAATGAGTAGCTTTTCGTTATCAAAAGAAAGAGGACTTTGACAAAAGATTTTTAAAAAAATTCCGTGGTTTTATCATAGTATTTTTATTATGATTGGTGTAATCACGGGGCTTTTATTTCAACTGCTATATATTAAACGCTGAGATTTTCCATATTTTTTTATTTTTGTTATTGCAATTTTAATAATTTATTGCGTATTATTTTTATTATTTGGACCGATTATTAAGCAAAACTGATTTTGAAAGAAGAATTTAAATGAAAAATAAAAAGATTTCTATTAAAACAATTGCAGAGGAATGTGGCGTTGGGGTTGGAACGGTGTCTCGTTATTTTAATGGTGGTTATGTTAGCCAAGAAAAGCGAGTTTTAATTCAAAAAGTTGTTGAAAAATATAATTTTCAGCCAGATTTTGCTGCACACTCAATTAAAAAGAAAATTTTGGAAGTATATATTTTAATTCCAGATTTAACAAGTAGTAATACTTTTATTGTTAAATCAATTTTAAAACAAATTAATGATAGCTTTTCAAAAATAGTACCATTTGTAGTCGAAACAACTTATAATGAAGAACGATATTTATTACATTTACAGGAAATAGTTCGTCGTAATCCAGCAGCTTTAGTTTTATTTACAATTAGTAATGATCAAAATATTCGCACTTTTTTAAAAACAATTACAATTCCAATTATTGTCTATGGTCGACAATGAGGGAATACAGTTTTTATTAATAATGATAATGAAATGATGTATTCATTATTAGAAAAAATGGCAGCAAATGGTGAATTTAATAATCATCATAAAATTCTTTATATTGGAGAGAATCCCGTGACTAATTTACCAACTGGATTTGCTCGTTATGATACTGTTACAAACTGATTTCAAATGCATAATTATTCTTTTGATAGCTATTTTTTTGATAAAAATCAGGAAGGTGTTATTTATGATCTTATTAAAACAATTGACTTAAAGCAGAAAATTATCATTTGTGGGACGCATACTTGTTATAAAATTGCTCTTGCGTTTTTAATGAAACAAAATATTACAAATAGTTTGGTAACTGATATTTCTAATATGAGTGATTTTTTTCTTCCAGTTTTGCAAAAACAATATTGTATTGCAATTAATTATGAGGAATTAGCAACTAAAATTGTTTTTAGGCTAAAACAAATTTTGGATGGAAATAGTAACGATAATGAACAAACAATTGAATGTTTAAATTATGAAATTAAAACTTTTTTAAAATAAATTTATATTTTAAAAAAATGTGTATTATAATCTTATTATGGAAACAATTCCATATCAAGAGGTGAAAAATGCCAAAAAAAACATATCTTACTGAAATAGAAACATTAATTCCGTTATTAGGAGGAATTGATAATATTATTTCATATACACATTGTGTGTCTAGGCTTAGATTAGTGTTAAAAGACAATGATAGAGCCGATTCAAAAGGAATTGAGGAATTAGCAAATGTTAAAGGAACAGTCCAACCAATTGGACAGTATCACGTTGTAATTGGAGCAGATGTTAGTAGTTATTTTCTTGAATTTCAAAAGTATTTGAAGTCTAAATCAGAAAACTTTAATACAGAACAAGCAAATTCTTCTTCAAAGAAGAAAACAAAATGATATCAACGCTTATTACAACATTTTTCTGAAATTTTTATTCCTTTAATTCCAGCGTTAGTTGCTGGTGGTTTAATTTTAGGGTTCCGAAATATTTTAGAAGCTAATTGAAGCGGACCAGGGACTTCATTAGTTAGTATTTCTGTTTTTGCAAAAGGGTTAAATGAATTTTTATGAATTCCAGCCCAAGCAGTTTTTTGATACATCCCTGTGACAATCTGTTGATCAATTTTTAATAAAATGGGTGGTTCACCAGTAATTGGAATCATTATTGGTTTAACGTTATTATTACCACCACTAGTTGACATTTATTCAATTGCTGGTGAAGCTGGTAATTCATTGTGAATCTTTAATGTAGCGCCAACATTTGATTTTGGGGCTTGAAAGTTTCCTTGAAAAGTTCAGTATACTGGTCAGGTGATTCCCGCCATTGGAGTAGCCTTCTTTGGTGTTTATTTAGAAAAAGGTTTAAACCGGATTATTCCGGCGGTTTTGAAACAAATTTTTGTGCCTTTAATAACTATTTTGTTATCGTTTACCATTGGATTATGTCTAATTGGTCCGGTTGGTTATATTATTGGAAGTGCAATCTCAATTGGGTTAAGCTGGACATTAATTAATCCAATTGCCAAATATTTCTTTGCTCCCATACTGGGATTGTTATATGCCCCAATTGTTATTACTGGGGTTCATACAATGTTTAATGCTGTAATGATTCAAAATACTGCTCAAATTGGTGGATCATTTATTTTTCCAATCTTATGTATGTCAAATATTGCGCAAGGAAGTGCAACTTTAATGTTCACTATTAATAATCGGAAAGATCCAAAAATTAAGGAAGTTGGAATTTCTGCAACAACTTCTGCTTGGTTAGGAGTAACAGAACCAGCAATGTATGGAATTAACTTACGTTTCTTTTATCCGTTTTTAGGCGCAATTGTTGGTTCAGCTAGTGGTGCCTTATTATTAACGGTTGCTGGTGTAACTTCGAACGGAATTGGGAATGGAGCATGATTAGGTGTTTTATCAATTCAACCTTTTAGTCAAGTTAATGGTGTTAAGACATTTATTGGAACAGGATTTACGTGATTTATTATTAGTGGTTTATTAACAATGAGTGTAAGTATGACACTAACTTGGTTTTTAGAAAAAGTCCCGCGTTTTGCAAAATTACGAAATGAATTATTAAGCATTAAAGGAAAAAGTTTACTTAATTTTAAAAACCAACCAAAAATAGCGGAAAATATTAGTGAATAAATAACTTAAATAGTAAAGGAGCACATAATGGATAAAATTAATTTTCAAGAAGCGATTGTGTATGAAATTCATCCACAATCTTTTTATGATAGTAACAATGATGGTGTTGGTGATATTTCAGGCATTATTCAAAAGCTAGATTATTTAGCAATGTTAGGTGTTAATTATTTATGGTTAAACCCAATTTATTTTTCACCGCAAAAAGATAATGGTTATGATGTTGCTGATTATAAAAAAATAAATCCTTTGTTTGGAACGATGAATGATTTTGAAAGATTAATTAGTGAAGCAAAAAAAAGAAATATTTATCTTATGATGGATATGATTTTTAATCATTGTTCAATTGAACATGAATGATTTCAAAAAGTACTTGCAGGGAATAAAGAATATCAAGACCGTTTTTTCTTCTTATCAGGGGATAAAACAATTCCACCAAATAATTGGCAGAGTAAGTTTGGTGGTTCAGTTTGAGAATATCATGATGGATTAAAAAAGTTTTATTTACACTTGTTTGATAAAACTCAGATTGATTTAAACTGACGTGATGATAAATTACGTCAAGATATTTATGAAATTATTAATTATTGATTACAAAAAGGGGTGCAAGGATTACGTTTTGATGTTATCAATTTAATTGGAAAACCATCAACATTTGTTGATGATTTAACTGGTGATGGACGAAAATATTATACTGATTTGCCACAAGTTCACAAGTATTTGCAAGAAATGGGACAAAAGACATACCATATGAAAGAAAATGTTATCACAGTTGGTGAATTATCGTCAACTTCAATTGAGCAAGCTATTTTGTACACTAAATCAACATCACAAGAATTAAATATGGCCTTTACCTTCCATCATTTAAAAATTGATTATTTAAATAATGAAAAGTGAGCATTAGCACCTTATGACCCTGCAAAATTAGTAGCAAACATTAAAGAATGACAACAGTTAGTTCAAGCAGAAGACGGTTGGTTAGCAACTTTTTTAAATAATCATGATCAACCACGGGCTTTATCTCGCTTTGGTGATTCACAAAATTATCGTTTTGAATCAGCAACTGCTTTAGCCGCTGTTGTCCTGATGTTAAGAGGAACACCATATCTTTATCAAGGAGAAGAATTTGGAATGGAAAATAATGATTATCAAAATATTAGCCAACTTAAGGATGTTGAGTCAATTAATTATTACCAAATTTTAAAACAAAAAGGCTATGAAGTGTCAGCAATTTTAAAAATTCTTAGTGCTCGTTCACGTGATAATGCCCGAACTCCAATGCAATGAAATGATAAGCAGTTTAGTGGTTTCAGTTCTCATCAGCCATGAATTAATGTAAATACAAATTATTTAAGAGTTAATTGGGAAAAAGATTATTATAGTCCGCAATCAATTTTTAAGGGATATCAATTTTTAATTCAATTACGCAAAAAAAATTTAGCCTTTAGTTATGGCCAAATTGATTTTCTTGATATTAATCCTGTTGTGTTAAGTTTTTATCGCTCTTATCAGGACCAAAAATTTTTAGTAATTATTAATTTGTCGAATCAAGAAATTATGTTTGATAATAAGTTAACTAATTTTAAAATTATTTATAATAATTATCAAACTATTGATGAAAAACTTAAGCCATATCAAGTAATAATTTTTGATTATTTAATATCAAAACCAGTTAAATAATCTAATCCCTTTCTCAAATGACTTAAATCTAATTCAATCTTAGCAATTAAATCATCAATACAATTTTGAATATTTTTGTTTCTTGCAATAATGGGTTTTCAAATTTGATCTTGATGATGTGCTTTTTTACTATAATAATATTTATCAAGCAGTAAAGTAAATTTATTATTAACAAAGGACATTGATAAAACTTCTTGATATTTATTACTATTGTCAATTAAATTAGCCATTACTTTTGGTGTTAAAATTTTTCGTAGTTCAACTGGATCAGTTGTATTAGTATCAAATAAATTAGGGAATTCCGTTCCTTCTAGTTGGATTTCTTTGTTATTTAAAATAAACTTTTTAAATTTATTTTGATGGGGAACAATATTTGCTTCAATTTCGAAGTTTTTTGGTAATGTGGCCGTAAAGAAAAAGTAGTTTTCTGAACGCTTCATTTCAATTCATAATAATAAGTAAGTCATATTAATACCATTTGCAATGCTATTTGATGTTTTTGAATCTTTGCCTTTACTATTAGAAAGACTAGCTAAAATAATTAGGCCAATAAGAAGACAAAAAATTAATGTTTTTAAGAAGACCATTGTTTTTCGAACAGTAATAACACCCAATGAAAAGGTGTTATTTTTTGTTGTACCATTAATAACTTTATTATCTAGCTTCTCTTCTAAGCTACTTACTCGAATTAAACTTTGTTGTAAAAGATTATTTTTTTTTGGATCTTTACTAAAACTAGTAAAGTTTGGTTCAGGAATAATTTTAAAGTTATTGCTTACTTCATCAAGGGTAATTTCATCTTTTCAAAGATCTTCAATTGCAATTTGGTAATATGCATTATAATCTAATCGATTAAGAAAAAGACTAATACTAACAGCACCAGCTTTAATTAAAACATAAATAATAATTGTTACTACTAATAATGGTAAGGCAACATAGATAAGATAAAATTGTAATTTATTATTGCTAATATTAATAACATTAAGAATAATTCCCACTAATAAACCTGTTCCTAAAATTGTAATTAAGATACTAAAAATAACATCAATTATAACTGATTTTCGTCAAAAACTAGTAATTTTTTTATAGTGTTGTTGAAGATGATCTTGATGAAGAGTTTTAATTTTATTAACTGCTGTTTCTGATAACGCAGTGGTATTCATTTTTAACTTCACTTCGCTTTCTGGGTTTATATTAATTTGTATAAATTATAATTTAAAAAGCAAGGAATTACAATTATGTTGTAAAAATAAGTGAACTTTTTTATCATAACTTGGTGTATAATTGTTATGCATTAATTATTAGCAATTATTAATAAGGAGTGAAAAATTAAATGAGTAATATTTTATTAACAAGTGGGCCACCATCTCCGGATTGAATTACGCCTACTAATACGCCACACGACATTTTAGCAACATATGGTGGCTGAGTTCATATGTATGCTGTATTTATTACTACGGGAATGATTTTATCTGTTTTAGCCTGTTTTATTCGGTTAAAAATTAAGAAGATTCCGATTGAACCTCTAATTTGATCAGTTTTTGTTATTATTCCTTTTTCATTATTTGGTGCTAGTTTTTTTGGAAAAGTTAATAATGATGTTAACAATCCATGGGTAACAGAACCAGGAGCGGTGCCATTTTGGTCATTATTTGCGTTTTGAAAAGCAGGAATGAGTATTCATGGTGGTGTTCTGTTTGGAACCATTACTGGTTTAATTGTGTTTGGCATTGTGGGGAGAAAATCAAAGGTTTCACTTTGAGTTTATACTGATGCTATTATTCCAAATATTTTATTGGGACAAGTATTAGGACGTTGAGGTAATTTCTTTAACCATGAATTATTAGGAAGTGTTACTTCGTATGATTCATTACGTTGACTACCAGCATTTATTCGTGATAACTTATGACAATGAGCTGGATCTTCTGGATTATCACCAGAAACAAGTGGCGGAGAAATTGTCTTTCGTCAACCAATTTTCTTATATGAATCGTTCTTTAACTTTTTAGCATGATTATTTATTACTTTTTTTATTCCTTTTGCTGGACAGTTATTTGGCAAAAAACCATGGAAAAAAGACTCAAAAGAATATCCTTTTGATTTAAAATATAATTTTATTCATTTCTTTAACCGGAAATATATTAAAAAAGATAAAATGACATGAAAAGAAGTCTGAGATAAAGCATATTTTAATTATGTACCAAGCCAAAAACAATTAGATGAGATGCCGAAAGTATCATTTGTTAAAACCAAATCAGAACTAGGTAATCGTTTTAAAAAATGGTGGCATAATGATAGTGCAGAATTAACAAAATTAAATAATCCTGGGCGTTATTCAATAACACGTAGTGGAGTTCAAACTGGTTTTTATTTCTTTTTATGAAATTTAATTCGTTTTGTTCTTGAAACGCAACGTGATGATGTTTCAACATTATTTATTAAAAATTATCGAGCATTAGATTATGCGGTTTTAATTTTAATTGCAGTATTGGGATTAGTATTGGCAATTTATGCACAATGAGGAGCGCCACGAAAATTTCGTAAGAATGGTTTTATTTATGAAAAAGAATATGTTGATTTTGAGAGTTTACAAACTTGAAAATTTGATAAATATTTAGCTAATAATATTGTTATTGGTGAAGATAATTATGTTGATAAATTACCAATAATTATTAAGACAAAAGTAATGGAATTCTTAGGTTATCAAGATGAATCTTTTGATAAATATTTTGAATTAAAATATTTTAAAACCAATGATCAAGTTTTAACTAATAATGAAATTACTAATTATAGTTTTAAAATTGTGGCATTGCCAACAGCAAGTAATAAATTTATTGATGATTTGGTTGTTAATCAAACATATAAAGTTGATTTAAGTAAAATCTTAAAACAAGTAACGTTAGACCTAACAAAACCAAATAATAATCAATATTTAACATTATCAAGTCAGCAATTTGGAACATTATTAAATGATTTTATTCATCGTGATGAAACAGCAGCACAAATTAAAGCAATCTGAAATAATTTTTATCCAAATATTAATGAAAAGAAAACAACTATTTTTAACCTTAATCTTAATGAATTAATTAATTTTGATGAATTAAAAATTAGCCCTATTGCTAAAAAAATTGAAGTATCAAAATTTAAATTTAAAGCAAACCAATTTTATTATTTTAATAAAAAAGTTTGTTTTAAATTAAACTGACAATAAAGAGTGTACAATGGTAGTAGGAAGAGGGGGGAACTTATGTTAAAAAAAGATATTGAAAAAGACTTACAACAATATATTAATGAACACCTTAAAATGCAATTTTTTTGTTATAATTTAAGTTCAGCGGCCGAAAAATTAGGTTTTCCTGGTTTTAGTCATTATTTTCAAGTTCAAGCACAAGATGAAGTTTTACATCAACGTCGAATTATGAACTTTGTATCAGAACGTGATGGTCATTATGAAGTAAAAAATATTGTTGAAGAATATCATGATATTAAAAATATTACAGAACTAATGGAAATCTATCAAACAAAACGGGCATATTTCGCTGATTTAACCAATAAATTAGCACATCATGCTCAAGAAGTTGGGGATTTAGTAACCTATAAATTTTATGATTGATTTGTGATTGATTTTTATGAAGAATTAGCAGAGATAAAAGACATTGTTGATTGAATTAAAATGTCAAACAATACTTACTATAATATTGATCATAAAATGGGTGCAAAAGAGGAACCAGATACTTTAACAGTTATTGATCCATTTAGTCCACATGCATAATAGTGCTTTTTCTTTTAAAATCAAAAATTTTAAAAGAAAAAGCATTTTTTTATTGATTTTCAATTTAAAATTAATACTATGGGAAGTAAAGAATTAGAGACAATTTTAAAAACAATGATAAGTAAAGGCAAACCAGGGTTGAGATTACCATCAGAAGCAATGCTGATGAAACAATATCAAGTTAGTCGGACAACTGTTCGTGATACATTTAAAAAGTTAATTGGAAAAAATATGATTTATAGTTTGCAAGGGAAAGGTTATTTTACTTTGAATCGAGTTTTTTGAAGTACGGAATTATCATTTTCAAAAAAAATATGACAATGCAGTTAATAAATTATATGTTGTTAATATTCCGCTTGATCAATATTTTCTTGATACATATCAATGTTTGGATAATGATTTTATGAGTTTAATTAAAGTTCGTTATCAAAATGATAGGATTAAGAAATATTCCATTATTTGAGTTAATAAAACAATTTTAAAAACCTTAACTTTAAAGATTGTGAAGATAGTTTATTATCTTATATCCATTCAAGGAATATTACGCTAATCAATAACCTTAAATGTTTACGCTTAGAATTGCCTAATGCTTATGATGAAAAGTTTTTGCAGTTAAGTTTTAAAACATATTTGCCTAAAAAGTATTCAATTACTTTTTCAGAATATCATGAAGTTGTTGAATGTAGTAAAGAAACATACCAACCAGAATTATTTGAATTTTATAAAGTAAATTATTTTTAGTAAGAACTTGTTACGACAAGTTCTTATTTTTTTTTGGTAAATAAAATTAAAATAGAAAGGAGAAATAAAGAATGGCAAAGTCAGAAAATTTAAGGCAAAAGGAAAACTATTTTATGAAATTAAAGAATAAAATTAAGGCGCCATTTGAAGGGGGAAAGAATTCACGCTTTAAAATTGGGATTAATAAATTTGCTAAGGCAATTTTAACAATGATTGCAATTTTACCAGTTGCTGGGTTATTCATTGTTGTTGGTAAAATTATTGGACCGTTAGGCTTTGGTCAAATTACAAGTATTGCCAAAGTAGCAAACCATATTGGAACAATTATTGAAACAATTGGTTGAATGCCATTCCGTCATATTGGATTGTTATTTGCTATTGCTATTGGTGGGTCATGAGCTAAAAATAAGGCTGGTGGTTGTTTTGCTGGAGCAATTGCTTATTTAACATTATTAAGTGTTGGAGCAACATTTTTTGTAACTAGAACAGGAACTGATGGAACTGAGTTTATGAATTATATTTTAGGGGGAAGATGAACCAACCAAAAGGATTATTTTAGTAATCAAGAAGGGGTTTATTCACTCCGTTTTGATGCATTGGGGGGAATTATTACTGGTTTTATTGGGGCTGGAGTTTATAATAAGTTTTTTGCTTTTAATCGTTTACCTAATGCGTTATCTTTTTTTAATGGACCACGCTTTGTGCCATTAATGGTAATTGTGGTTTGTTTACCAATTGCAATTACTTTGTCCCTATTTTGACCACTAATCCAAACGGGAATAAATGTTATTGGGAAGAATATTGCTTTAAATAATAAAATTCCGTTTATTATTCCTTTTGAAACTTTTCGTCAAGGGTATTAGCTAATGCAATCAAATATGCAAAGTTAAAACGCAAACTATTACCGTATTTTAAAATGTGTGAATTAGAAGCAGTGACAACAGGGGTGCCAATTTTACGAGCAATGGTTTTAGAAGATGAGGATGATTCAATTGCACAAATAATTGATAGTCAATTTTATTTAGGGAGTAATTTATTAATAGCTCCGATTTTAACACCACAAACAATGAAGCGAGAAGTTTATTTACCTGCAGGAGAATGGTTTTTGTTTGGCCAAAAAGAAAAGAAATATCTTGGAAAGCAATCTTATTTATTGTCTTGTTCGGCAGATGAAATTTTGCTTTTTGTAAAAGGAAACACTATTATTCCAACTATTAAAGAAGATAATTATCATTTTGAACAATTAGACACTGTTTCATTAGAATTAAATCTTTATGGAACATTACCATCAAAATACGAATTAAAGTTTAAACTTAACAAGAATTTAATTATAATTACTTATCAAAATCAAAAGTTTAATATTTCATCAAAGCACAGTTATGTTGTAAAATAGTTAATATTTCCATTTTTTCCTTTAAAAAAGAGTATAATGTATGTGGTAATTATTTATTGCCATTATTCCACTTATACACTTAAATTAATACTTCTTGCTTAATACTCTAAGTAGAGGAGACATAATTATGGAAATATCTATATGAGTAATAATCATTATTGCTGTTGCAATTGGTTTTTACTTTCTTGGATTTTTATGTGAAAAATATCTAAGATTTAAATTAATTAAAAAAACAAAGTTAAAAATAAAACAAGCTGAAGAAAAGGCAAAAAAAATTATTAATGCTGCAAAAGCAGATGGAAAAGTTGAAGCAGCACAAATTAGACAAGAAATGAATAATGAATTAGCTCGGAAACGAGAAGAATTTTTAGAAACGGAAAAGTTTTTAACAAATAGGGAGCGTTTAATTATTGAACGCGAAGAAGTATTACATAGTAAAGAGCAAGAAACGTTTCGGAAGAAAGAAGAATTACAAGGAAAGATTAACTATTATCAAGAACTAGTTGAACATAATCTTCAACAGCTTGAAAAAGTTACTGGTTATTCTCTTGAAGAAGCGAAAGATGTACTTTTTAAAGAAATAAGTGACCGTTACCAAAAAGAAATTGGTGAATTTTTAAAAAATGCTGAGAATACAGCAAAAATTAACGCCAAAGAAACAGCCATTAATATTGTTACTAGCGCAATTGAACGTTATGCTGTTAATATTGTGGCAGAAAAAACAACTACTTCTGTTTATTTGGAAGATGATAATATGAAAGGACGGATTATTGGGAAAGACGGCCGTAATATTCGAACTTTTGAAGTAGCCGCTGGAGTGGATCTAATCATTGATGATACTCCAAATGTTGTTCAAATTTCATCTTTTAACCCCATTCGCCGTGAAAT from Spiroplasma sp. NBRC 100390 includes:
- the pflB gene encoding formate C-acetyltransferase — its product is MNKTWFPEWEGFHTGKWTDEVDTRLFIQMNYKPYIGTDDFLAGPTVATEKLWAKVMDLTKQERENGGVLDADEDLPASITSHGPGYIDQKLEKVIGVQTEKPFKRAMMPNGGVRMVEAANESYGFKVSPRVVEIFTKYRKSHNQGVFDAYTDDMRACRKSHIITGLPDAYGRGRIIGDYRRLALYGADFLIAQKEDDKKNTSMVMTDEVIRLREEISEQISALKEIKKMAASYGFDVSKPAKDAKEAFQWTYLAYLAAIKENNGAAMSYGRTSSFLDVYIERDFQKGILTEEEAQELVDHMIMKLRIVKFMRTPEYNQLFSGDPIWATESIGGMGLDGRTLVTKTAFRYIHTLANMGPSPEPNLTILWSQNLPEGFKAFCAKYSILYSSMQYENDDLMRVTHGDDYAIACCVSPMKVGKQMQFFGARCNLVKTLLYAINGGIDEVHKNQVSPRYEPCHGDEKTPLNYEEVWSKFVQMAKWLAGVYANALNIIHYMHDKYFYERSQLCFMDTDTHRFFATGIAGLSVVTDALSAIKYAKVYPIRDENGIVVDYRTEGEFPTYGNNDDRADDIAILVVKTFMNEIRRQHHYRNSEPTMSVLTITSNVVYGKATGNSPDGRKAGVPFSPGANPMSGRDKTGAVNSLASVSKIPFKHAADGISNTFTIIPNALGKDQDLVIHGDLEIDDLKKK
- a CDS encoding TIGR04570 family membrane protein, with protein sequence MSSFSLSKERGLWQKIFKKIPWFYHSIFIMIGVITGLLFQLLYIKRWDFPYFFIFVIAILIIYCVLFLLFGPIIKQNWFWKKNLNEK
- a CDS encoding LacI family DNA-binding transcriptional regulator, with the translated sequence MKNKKISIKTIAEECGVGVGTVSRYFNGGYVSQEKRVLIQKVVEKYNFQPDFAAHSIKKKILEVYILIPDLTSSNTFIVKSILKQINDSFSKIVPFVVETTYNEERYLLHLQEIVRRNPAALVLFTISNDQNIRTFLKTITIPIIVYGRQWGNTVFINNDNEMMYSLLEKMAANGEFNNHHKILYIGENPVTNLPTGFARYDTVTNWFQMHNYSFDSYFFDKNQEGVIYDLIKTIDLKQKIIICGTHTCYKIALAFLMKQNITNSLVTDISNMSDFFLPVLQKQYCIAINYEELATKIVFRLKQILDGNSNDNEQTIECLNYEIKTFLK
- a CDS encoding PTS transporter subunit EIIC, with amino-acid sequence MPKKTYLTEIETLIPLLGGIDNIISYTHCVSRLRLVLKDNDRADSKGIEELANVKGTVQPIGQYHVVIGADVSSYFLEFQKYLKSKSENFNTEQANSSSKKKTKWYQRLLQHFSEIFIPLIPALVAGGLILGFRNILEANWSGPGTSLVSISVFAKGLNEFLWIPAQAVFWYIPVTICWSIFNKMGGSPVIGIIIGLTLLLPPLVDIYSIAGEAGNSLWIFNVAPTFDFGAWKFPWKVQYTGQVIPAIGVAFFGVYLEKGLNRIIPAVLKQIFVPLITILLSFTIGLCLIGPVGYIIGSAISIGLSWTLINPIAKYFFAPILGLLYAPIVITGVHTMFNAVMIQNTAQIGGSFIFPILCMSNIAQGSATLMFTINNRKDPKIKEVGISATTSAWLGVTEPAMYGINLRFFYPFLGAIVGSASGALLLTVAGVTSNGIGNGAWLGVLSIQPFSQVNGVKTFIGTGFTWFIISGLLTMSVSMTLTWFLEKVPRFAKLRNELLSIKGKSLLNFKNQPKIAENISE
- a CDS encoding alpha,alpha-phosphotrehalase, which gives rise to MDKINFQEAIVYEIHPQSFYDSNNDGVGDISGIIQKLDYLAMLGVNYLWLNPIYFSPQKDNGYDVADYKKINPLFGTMNDFERLISEAKKRNIYLMMDMIFNHCSIEHEWFQKVLAGNKEYQDRFFFLSGDKTIPPNNWQSKFGGSVWEYHDGLKKFYLHLFDKTQIDLNWRDDKLRQDIYEIINYWLQKGVQGLRFDVINLIGKPSTFVDDLTGDGRKYYTDLPQVHKYLQEMGQKTYHMKENVITVGELSSTSIEQAILYTKSTSQELNMAFTFHHLKIDYLNNEKWALAPYDPAKLVANIKEWQQLVQAEDGWLATFLNNHDQPRALSRFGDSQNYRFESATALAAVVLMLRGTPYLYQGEEFGMENNDYQNISQLKDVESINYYQILKQKGYEVSAILKILSARSRDNARTPMQWNDKQFSGFSSHQPWINVNTNYLRVNWEKDYYSPQSIFKGYQFLIQLRKKNLAFSYGQIDFLDINPVVLSFYRSYQDQKFLVIINLSNQEIMFDNKLTNFKIIYNNYQTIDEKLKPYQVIIFDYLISKPVK
- a CDS encoding DUF3137 domain-containing protein, with product MNTTALSETAVNKIKTLHQDHLQQHYKKITSFWRKSVIIDVIFSILITILGTGLLVGIILNVINISNNKLQFYLIYVALPLLVVTIIIYVLIKAGAVSISLFLNRLDYNAYYQIAIEDLWKDEITLDEVSNNFKIIPEPNFTSFSKDPKKNNLLQQSLIRVSSLEEKLDNKVINGTTKNNTFSLGVITVRKTMVFLKTLIFCLLIGLIILASLSNSKGKDSKTSNSIANGINMTYLLLWIEMKRSENYFFFTATLPKNFEIEANIVPHQNKFKKFILNNKEIQLEGTEFPNLFDTNTTDPVELRKILTPKVMANLIDNSNKYQEVLSMSFVNNKFTLLLDKYYYSKKAHHQDQIWKPIIARNKNIQNCIDDLIAKIELDLSHLRKGLDYLTGFDIK